The Streptomyces sp. V4I8 genome includes the window GCTGCGGACGCCGAGCACCTATCGCCTGCACGCCACGGAGGTGTCCGACACGGGCGGGCTGGTGGAGCTGGCGCAGGCCTTGGGGCGAACGGGGGCCGCGGACACGGTGCGTGAAGGTACGGTGAGAGCGTGAGCGCTCCGCCGGGAGTGCCGTTGGGGGAGTGCCGCGACATACCGTCGGTGGTGGTCTGCGGCGCTGTTGTGGCTGACCGCGACCGCGCGGCGGAGCCACATGCCGAATGCAGCCCCGCGCCCCTTCCGGGGCGCCGCCGAAACCGCGGGCGGGAACGCCGGCCGCGCGGCCGACCGCCCTTCCTGGGCGTTGAGTGCGAGGAGTTGCATGTCGCGTAGAGCTGTCGTCATCGGTGCCGGGTTGGCCGGCATGCTGGCCGCGGCGGCCTTGTCCACCGTCGCGGACCACGTGGTCGTACTCGACCGCGACGAGCTGCCCGACGGGCCCGAGCAGCGCAAGGGCCTCCCGCAGGGACGTCACGCGCATCTCCTCATGGCCGGGGGTCTGGCCGCGATGGAGGACCTGGTGCCGGGCGTGAGCATGCGCAAGCACCTCCTCGCCGCCGGCGCCCACGAGATACCACTCGGCTCGGGCATGATCGCCCTCACGCCCGAGGGCTGGTTCCGGCGCTGGCGCCACCCCGGTCCGCGGATGGTCACGTGCACCCGGGCGCTGCTGGACTGGGCGGTGCGGGTCGCGGTGCTGGCCGACACCGAGGTGGAGATCCGCAAGGCCCAGGCGCTGGAACTGACGGGGTCCGGACAGCGGGTCACGGGGCTGCGCGTCTCGACCGCCGCCGGGGAGGAGGAACTCGCCGCGGACTTCGTGGTGGACGCGAGCGGCCGGGGCTCACGGGTCGTCACCTGGCTGAAGGCGCTCGGCGTTTCGGACGTCCGCGAGAAGACGGTGGACGCGGGCCTGGTCAACGCCACCCGCCTCTTCCGCATCCCCGAGGGTGCCGAACGCTTCCCCCTGACCATCGTGCAGGCCAATCCTTACCTGGGCCGGCCCGGTCGCAGCGGGATGGTGCTGCCCATCGAGGGCGACCGCTGGATGGTGAGCCTCGCCGGCACGCGGGGCGGCGGCGAGCCGCCGTCGGACCCGGACGCCTTCCTCCGGTACACCCTGGATCTGCCCGACCCCATCGTGGGCCGGCTGATCTCCGGCGCCGAGCCCCTCACCGAGGTCCACGTCAGCCGGAGCACCAGCAACCACCGGCGGTACCTGGAGAAGGTCCGGGAGTGGCCCGAGGGCTTCGTCGTCCTCGGCGACGCGCTCGCCACCTTCAACCCGGCCTACGGGCAGGGCATGTCGGTCGCGGCCCTGGGCGCGCAGGTCCTGAGCCGGGAGCTGGGACGCACCGGCCTCACGGAGGCCGGCCTCGCTCGGCGTGTGCAGCGCGGGGCGGCCAGGTCGGTGGAGGCGGCGTGGCGGATGGCGGTGAGCCAGGACGTCTGGTTCCCCGGGACGCGGGGAGGCTCCCCCGGGGTCGCCGACCGCCTGGTCACCGCCTACACCCGCCGCATGATCCGCACGGCGACCGGCTCGTACGGCGCGGCGTCGGCGGTCTGGGACGTGACGAGCATGACGACGGGGCCGACGCGACTGCTACGGCCGTCGACGGTGCTGGCGACGCTGAGCGGGCCGCCGCTGCCGACGGCGGTGGGGGCGCCGTTGACGGAGGCGGAGCGGGGGGTTCTGCGCGCGTTGGACCGAACGGGAGTGTGAGGACCGAGGTGGCCGGTCGGGCGTGGCCGGCCGACCGGCCTCGGTCGGTGGACGGGTCAGCCGGCGAAGGCCGGCTGCGCCAGCCCCTTGCCCGCGCCCGGAACCACGAACACCGAGCCCGAAAGCGGCGGCGGTGAGGCGAGGCCCACGCGGGCCGTCGTGATGTACAGGTCGGTCAGGTCGGGGCCGGCGAAGGCGCACGCCGTGACCCGGGGTACCGGAAGTGGGATCACGCGGTCCAGCTCACCGTCCGGCGTGTAGCGGCGTACGGCCGCGCCCTCCCACAGGGCCACCCACACGCACCCCTCTGCGTCGACGGTGAGACCGTCGGGGAACCCTGCGCCGTCCTCGATCTCGGCGAGCGGGCGCCGGTTCCCGGCCCGGCCGTCCGCGAAGTCGAAGACGTCGACCCGTCGGCTCGGTGAGTCGATGTAGTACATGAGCCGCCCGTCCGGGCTCCAGCCGGTGCCGTTGCTGACCGCCACGTCGTCGAGGATCACGTCGACCGCGCCGTCCCCGGTGACCCGGGACAGAGTGCCGCCGCCCGGGGCCTCGTCGTAGCGCATGGTGCCCGCCCACAGCGAGCCGTCGGGGGCGACGGCGGCGTCGTTGGCGCGGCGGCCGGGCACGGGCTCGTGGTGCAGCCAGCGGAAGGAGTCGTCCGGGTCGAGCAGTCCGACGCCGTCCCGGAGGTTCAGCACGAGGCCGCCGCCGGCGCGCGGCTTGACGGCGCCGATGTGCTGCGGGGTCGTACGGACCGAGCGACGGCCCGAGACGGGGTCGTACGTGTGGATCCGGGACCCCAGGATGTCGATCCAGATCAGCCGGCCGCTCGCCGGGTCCCAGGTCGGGCCCTCGCCCAGCTCCGCCTCGGCCCGCACGGCCACCTCGTACGCGGTCGCCGTCATGCCACGCTCCGGTGCCCGAGACGCTCCGACAGTTCGGCGGCCCCCTTGGCGGCGAGCTGCTCCAGCTCGGCGCGCCGGTCGTCGCTCCAGCGGATCATGGGGACGGAGATGGAGAGGGCGGCGACGACCTGCCCGGTACGGTCCCGCACGGGCGCGGCGACGCACGACACGTCCGGGTTGGACTCCCGGTTCTCGACGGCGATCCCCCGCTGCCGGATCCCGGCGAGGGCCTCGCGCAGGGCGCCGGGGTCGGTGATGCTGTTGGGTGTCATGGCGATGAGGTCGGCATCGTCCGCGATGCGGGAGGAGAGCTCCGGCTCGGAAAGGGAGGCCAGCAGCATCTTGCCGACGGACGTGCAGTGGGCGGGCAGCCGCCGCCCGGCGGCGGACACCATGCGCACCGCGTGCGTCGAGTCCACCTTGGCGATGTAGATGACGTCGGTGCCCTCGAGGATGGCCACGTGCACGGTCTCGTCACAGGTCTCCGCGACGGACCGGGCGACCTGCTGCCCCTCGGCCGCCAGGTCGAGCTGCTCGGCGTACCGGCTGCCGAGCTGGTACGGCCGTACGCCGAGGCGATACCGTCCCGGCTG containing:
- a CDS encoding FAD-dependent monooxygenase; the protein is MSRRAVVIGAGLAGMLAAAALSTVADHVVVLDRDELPDGPEQRKGLPQGRHAHLLMAGGLAAMEDLVPGVSMRKHLLAAGAHEIPLGSGMIALTPEGWFRRWRHPGPRMVTCTRALLDWAVRVAVLADTEVEIRKAQALELTGSGQRVTGLRVSTAAGEEELAADFVVDASGRGSRVVTWLKALGVSDVREKTVDAGLVNATRLFRIPEGAERFPLTIVQANPYLGRPGRSGMVLPIEGDRWMVSLAGTRGGGEPPSDPDAFLRYTLDLPDPIVGRLISGAEPLTEVHVSRSTSNHRRYLEKVREWPEGFVVLGDALATFNPAYGQGMSVAALGAQVLSRELGRTGLTEAGLARRVQRGAARSVEAAWRMAVSQDVWFPGTRGGSPGVADRLVTAYTRRMIRTATGSYGAASAVWDVTSMTTGPTRLLRPSTVLATLSGPPLPTAVGAPLTEAERGVLRALDRTGV
- a CDS encoding SMP-30/gluconolactonase/LRE family protein; this encodes MTATAYEVAVRAEAELGEGPTWDPASGRLIWIDILGSRIHTYDPVSGRRSVRTTPQHIGAVKPRAGGGLVLNLRDGVGLLDPDDSFRWLHHEPVPGRRANDAAVAPDGSLWAGTMRYDEAPGGGTLSRVTGDGAVDVILDDVAVSNGTGWSPDGRLMYYIDSPSRRVDVFDFADGRAGNRRPLAEIEDGAGFPDGLTVDAEGCVWVALWEGAAVRRYTPDGELDRVIPLPVPRVTACAFAGPDLTDLYITTARVGLASPPPLSGSVFVVPGAGKGLAQPAFAG
- a CDS encoding IclR family transcriptional regulator is translated as MGRLVPAVTRALDILELFLDGDGTLSAPDIVRKLQLPRTTVHELVTTLAARSYIVQVPGQPGRYRLGVRPYQLGSRYAEQLDLAAEGQQVARSVAETCDETVHVAILEGTDVIYIAKVDSTHAVRMVSAAGRRLPAHCTSVGKMLLASLSEPELSSRIADDADLIAMTPNSITDPGALREALAGIRQRGIAVENRESNPDVSCVAAPVRDRTGQVVAALSISVPMIRWSDDRRAELEQLAAKGAAELSERLGHRSVA